gtatctagacaaatctaaaaCAACATATTTGGGACGGAGGTAATTGATAAGAGCATAGCAAGCATGCAATTTGTTGTCACCACAGGAGTTCACTTTTTCCTTATTCGTTCGAGTCATCACAGGATCACAGGAGTTTTTCATGTTGTTTCatactttttgtgtgtgtggggtgtAAGTGTAACACTGATGTATCATCATGCTGATGCATGCAAAATAAAAGGTTCTTTTTCTCACCGATGATCTCATTGTCAGTTGATCAGAACCAATCGATCTTGTTCCTCCATTGCTGGAGGTGGAAACCCTCCCTCCGGCTTCAGCTCAGCTCTGCTTAATGCTCCCACCGGCAGCAAGCCACGGTCGCCGGAGAAGAACCCATTTTTTTAGGTGTCGCCGGAGACTAACCGAGGCGGCCTCGTTCATTTCGCTGGAGGCCCGGCCCATGCGAGCGGCCCAGCCCACGAGTCGCTCAGACGAACGCCCGGCGCACAAACCAAAGCCCACCACGCTCCTCCCACTCCAGCGTCTTCCCACGCGCGCACaaaccgcgccgccgcccgccaccgGACGCCATCTCCCCCCACCTCCACCCAGCGGCCGCCGGACGGAGGAGCAGGCAGCTAGCGGCTCGGATGGCGGGAGAAAACGCGGCGGCATGCGCACCCGAGGTCGACGGGCACGCGCCGCGGGACGCCGCCTCGTTCGACGAGGAGACGCGGGCCCTCATCGCGCCCGACGCCGGGAGCCTCCCGGCGGCCCCGCCCTCCGCCGTCGAGGCCAACTTCGCGCGCTACTTCGCCGCCGGTAAAAGAAAGACCCCGCCTTTGCTACGCCCTCTTTACTGTTGTACCTAGAAGATTTTCAGCTTAGAGCTCTGTTCTATTGGATACAGTACTACTCTAGTCTTCTACTACTAGGTAGCATTCGATCTCTGGAGTGGAACCTCGCTGCTATTAGACTCCCACTTCTGAAGTGGAGCTTGCTTTTTTAATTTGGCGACGGAAGTTCTAGTCTTTCTGTACTGCTTATTGACTGAAATGATTGTTTAAGCATATGTTGAACTATTGGGTATGAACTGGTTACATGGTTTGCACGGTTGTTATGAGAACATCAGCTACTTACAGTCGAATAGCACAATTTTCAACCAGAGAATGCATTCAATCTCCACCTGCATGATGtgccttttgttttctttctttcttgaAAATATCTAAAGAAAATCCAAACGTATTTTATGTCTCTGTGTGCACTCTGCATTCTGGTGCTGTAATTTTAGTTAACAGAGTATTGCAATGACCTAGtattatactccctctgtcccataaaaTTTTGTTTAAGTTCTTATATTATGAAGTTGAACTTAATTCGTGAACTCTACTTTCAGTCGTCCAATTCATTTCTTCTCCTTTCTTGGCAGATTATCTCAATCCAGGACATGACCAGTACGTGTACCGCCATCCAAACGGGTAagcttattttattttatttcatttGAGAACTTAAACAGTACGCTTTCAACAGGTCCAAATTGGCTTTCTCATGATCACCGGCAATAAATGGTCTTCCGGTGAACATATTCACTAGTTTTATCTGAAACTGGGTTATTTCTAGGCAGTAGAAAAAAGTTGCTCAATGTATGCATAAATAATATCAATGCAGTGATCTTTGTCTTGGACAGATGCATTGTTTAATGTTGCTTACTTATTTCTAATGCAACTCTAGTGGACACATGCCAATAATTCTTTTTTTGCTTAGCGACTTGACGTTGGTGATTAGGAAGGAAATTTATTCTCTTTGGTTTCTTATGTTCCTTAAAACTTTAGGTTGTGCGTGGTTGGTTTAGCTACAGCCCATGTTGCACTGAAAGAGGAAGGGGGAATAACTGCCATTGACTTCAATGTTGGGAAGACAGATCGCAGTGAGATAAAAGTCACAGGGAAACGCAAAAGGGTAATTGGAGTTGACGTATGTTCTTTGTTTAGTTGATTAATTAGCAGAATCATTTGATGTGTGCTTCCGATTACAGAATGCACAACATTTGCAAGAAAATTCAGCATTATGTAAAGTCTGCACAAAGGATAAAACTTTTGTGGTGAGGTTGGTCCGCTAGATCTCGCAATTGATTATGCCCAGTGTCATTGTATTTTTACACTGAAGTGTTGTCTACGTTCAATTTCCCTAGGTGTTGCGTGAAAGGGCAGCTTTTGGAGATTAATGATAGATTGATGAAGCAACCCGATCTGCTTAATACCTCTGTAAGTACCTCTATCAGAAGGACACTTTTGATGCTTTGCTATTAGTGTGGCTTGTCGTTGTCGGTGGCATATTGTAGCAATGGTGACGCCTACATGCATAAAGTGAACCACCTATATTTTCTAGTTGGCTGGTACCGCTACCGATTGTCTCTTACTGAAGATAGTTTTCTGGTCCAGCCTTTATGATCCATGCGTATCCGAGAGATGTTTAAGTTGGTTTTTCTTTGTAAACTCACTGTTGGTGTTGTTCCCAAGTGAGTACTGAGTAGCACCGAAACATGAGTGCAACCTTGAGAGGAATATCTTGTCGAATTTCAGTTTAACATGTTTCTAGTAAAAaaatcagtttaacatggataagcTTGCAgttttgtaatgttgtatattaTTTCCATTACCTCTGTTGAAGCATTTCATGTTTTGTCCAGAAGTGCGTGACGAAACCTTGCCTGTGAAGAGAGTCTGGATTCAAGCAACATTTTGATTGTGCCCATTTGTTTGCTTTGTTTACTATATTACTTTTTTCTGAAACATGGAAAGAGACTTGATTTTTCATTAGTTAAGGAGAAATTTGATTTAGAACGTAAGATGCAAAAGGCGTACTCTCCACAATGATTTAACCCAAATGCTTCACCCATTCAATTTCTCGAATTTTCGCTCCTTGACTTCTGCGACGATATTTATCATATTCTGACCGGTATATGGTTTTTCCTTTTCATTTGTAGGCCGACAGAGAAGGATACATAGCAATCTTCATGCAGAAACCAGGTGACTGGCTCAAAGTTAAGGATAAATTTCTTAGCTTTGAGGACTACAAAAACTTGAGAGGAATCTGCTGACACCAAAAGGTAGTCAGGGATAATGTTACACCCTTTAGCTTTCAAAGACAGCGATGAACTTGGGCGAGCATATTTCCGGACTTTGACTTGATGCGTGCTTATCAATTCATTGAAATGCTCATAACAAACACTGTTTTCTTACATCGTTTTTTGTCGCATGCACATGCACATCTcattcttttttttatttgtgcAGAGGAATTCATGCCGGCCAATTGTGTATTAATTTTACAATTCAGAGCTGAAGCTCAGGTCTCATCGGCTATTGGCCTGATCCTCGCACAGATGCCATCTATTTTATTTAGAATTTGAGAGCCAACTCCAGATAAATTCACCTTTACTGGCGTGATATTGAAGTCTCTTGTAGTGGCCACAGTTAGGGAGCCTGTTCCCTTTTTCTGACAATTTAGTAGAAGCATTATTCTGATACTTTCAAACTTAATAGTCTACTCAACTGTAGAGCAAGCTTTGGAACCGTAATCATTTGAAGTTCATAGAGAACTTATGTGCTTCACTCCTTTACTGTATAACTTGATTGTTTCCCCACAGAACAATGATTGAGAAATGTATGCTAGTTTGATACAAATACTGAATGAGGTTTACTTAATCTTTTTCTGTCGGGAATTGGGAGGCGGACCAGTTCATTAGCTTATCTTTGCAACAAAATAAAGAAGTTCATTCGCTTATAATTCTACCTGGTTTCTGACTACCTTTCTTCTTCCCTTCTGTTCTCCTAAATGTTTCTTCTACACATGCTATGAAATCACAATACTTCCAAAGACAACTGCCAGCACATTTTCTATGGTCTATCAAAACAAAAGCTCCTCCAGATTTAAGCACACAAGGTTCACATTAGATTAGTGTACTATTTGAGAGGAACAACCCTGAAACACTCGATGAAAGTGGATTCATGAACTTAAACAAGGCAATGCTTCAACCGATGAATGTACATGCAATGCACATCTGTGATTATGATCAGTTGGACCGACACAAAGATTGTGTTTTTGCTTGTCAAAGCTATTGCTTGGTTCCATTAATGACGAAATCCGAACAAACAAGAATGTTTCCCTTCAAATAAATAAATACTTTCAGATGGAAGTTCTTGTGGATGATCTCATGAGCTTCTGGAGTTACCTAATGTACAGTCATATGCAGTGAAGTCCCAAACGTTCCATTGTCATGTCCTGTTGGCTGTGCTGTCAGCCAACTCCTGTAAAGGCTGGAACACATGAAAGAAGGGAACCATCCTGAATACCAGATGCAGCATTTTCTATCTAATAATCAGTAACATGAAGCTAATGTACTCCAATTACCCGAAGATCATTTAGGTTTTCCCTTCTCAAGTGTGATCTCAACAAGCTGAATATTTCCCTGTAGTGAATCAGCCTTGCAAGAAGGAAGGAAAGAGAAGCCGTCCAGAAGCTTCAAACATTTCAAACCCCACTTCACCATCAAAAATTCAATCAAGTGGTGACCACTGCACAAAAGAATCGAGCCGATATGTTAGGGGAGTAACTCCCAGCAGTTTTATTAAGTGGAGAAGGCTTGAGGAATTTCTTGGAACCTGCGATTGTGGTATGTGGTGATGAACACTGCCCCAGGAGAATTTTCCAGGAGGAAGGTAACCGTCGCGAAGAGATCATCAAACTCTTACCAAAATAGATGCAGCGGCATGTTACTTACGTGTCTCAGCCAAAGTGACAAGAATGCAAGCCAAGAGGAGTAGATAAGTAGCTTACTTGCTGAATCATAAAGCACATCGGCTCCGAGAATAATATCAGGGTGCAAATCAAAAACAGGTTCATCCCAATCTCCCCAAGTAAGTCCTAATACCTGCATGGTTAAGTATGACTTACTACTTGCAAAAAGTAGAGCTGCTTTCGAAGGATGCAGCCTGTAACAAATAACTTCAGATCAAAGCTTACCGTACAGTTCGCGTTATTGAGACTGCATATTTGCTGTATATTGTCCAGTACCTACTCATTGCCAACAAAAGCGGAAAGCTATAAGTATTGAGTCATCAACAAGTAATATTGAAAACTAAAAGAAGGTCTAGCCGGGATGGGGTTGAGCTAACTTCTGTATTATGCGCAATGTCTGTCAGCGTAACATGTGCTCCAACCTTTGCAGCTACTAAACCCGGTAGCGAGGTTCCCGCACCAAGCTGTAAGCCATAGACGCGAATCAGAAAAGGATAAAAATAATCAAGAACGACAACACTAACATTACAATAAATCCTTTTATTGTAGAACAAAAAACAAGAACGGCACTCGTAATGCCGAGAAATTTCAGTTTGCAGAATGGAAAAATAGCTGTTCCATCCAAACAACCAAAAAGAAAGTCACGACAAAGCAGTGTGAATTGCACCGACAGAGAGAATAAGGACTTTTTCAAAGCTCAAGCATGGAGAAGTGCTGTATGTTAAGCACTGGAACTTGTTCCGTAGAGAGTTAAGCATGATTAATACCTCGACAACTCTGGAGCGGGAGAACCGTGGCCTCTGCTGCCACACGTATTCCGCGAGGATGACGCTGCATGGCCAGACGAACATCCCGTAATCCTCTTCTATATTCTGCACACCGGTTGAGAAGCACGCAGCTTGTCAAGGCAATCAGATTGAACAAAGATAGCACTAGCGCTGGAAGACATCCGTGCACTACTGCACTAGTCCTGGACTCCTGTCCAGGTGGCAGCAGCATTTCGCCGAAAGGCTGAGCTGCATCCACGGAATCCGTCCTCTTCCCCACTGCCGTCGTTCGTATATGTGAACGAGTTGCCAGGAAGCGTCAGATCGGCACAGAGAGCGAGTGTCGTGGCGGGACGCCGGACGCGAGTGCTGCCTCTTGGCTGTCCAGCGATCAAGCGCCGCCGGTGAAGCGGGTGTGAGAGAGAGTGGGCGGGGTACGAGGTGAGACGCACGAACCTCGACGATGTCGACGCGGAGGTCGTGGTCGCGCTCGGACGAGGAGCCGCCGAAGTAGTGGTGCGAGACCGTGGTCATGCGCGGTGGCGGAGCGCGGCCgggctcctcctccgcctccgacGAGGACGCAGAAGCGGAAGCGGAGCCCATTGCGTGTTATGCAGGCGGGAAAACGTTGGCCATTTGTCGGGTAAAAATAGGACGTGCGCGCGCTGGCATCGTAGATAAAAGTTATGAGTTGCTAGGACAGCACAACGGGGATGTAGCTCAGATGGTAGAGCGCTCGCTTAGCATGCGAGAGGTATGGGGATCGATACCCCACTTCTCCAATTCCTTTTTGGTGGAGGGAGGCGAAGGTGTTATTCTTTTTATGGATGAGGTGTtaagttactccctccgtcccataatataagagcgtttgtGTATTTTATCACGCGTCGAGCTAGACGTTGCTCTTGAGCCTtcataggtgctccaccagatcctgctacagttgttgatgcacctgtgggtctcggatctcctgacacATATTGAGGAAagcagtccaggttgccggtagctggtgatcaacttgggcACTGTCACCACTGCCCTGCATCCTCATAGCTGTCGTACACTTCcggattgaggtgaatccaagtgtGCCGGTGCAATCCTTCTTGCACTTAAAGTGGTTGTCGAACTCCCGAATGGAATTCACAATCCCGAGGAAAAActttcggctcatccgataacggcgcTGAAATACTTTGTCACCATGCAGTAGAgcgtcggcgaagtagtcggagtagagcaaGTGCCGAGCCACCTCGCCGTGGCTTTGCATTGCTCGCGAGCAGGCCGGTCAGGGCGGCGAggaccatgagatgctcttcgttCTGGACGTCGGCATCAGCTTCCTCCTCCATtcttgggttgaatactctacccttaaaaaactattgtgatcccctatacttgtgagttaTCCATTCTCTTTTTTCCTATAGTTGCTAAACGCTTTGTAAGTGAACAGTAGTTTAAAAAATCAGATCATAATAAATTGCTACAAATCCCATTTTCCTTAATTTGTGTGAACATAGTGTTAGAGCTGAAAGGGTTAGTAGGAAGGCTACATGAGATGATCGGGAAACTTGTTGGTGGAGCCTAGGACCCTGTCGTCGATGTCGGGGAAGAACTCGTGCCCCGTCAGCGGCCACACGTTGCCGTCATCTTTCACCTCCACCGGATACCTCATCATGTGGGGAGAATATCATACGGAAAAcaatattcaatgaaaacttcatGGAACCTATATTTTAAAGTTTTGGAAAAAACTGAAAAAGGGGGATGTTAAGAGGGTAatgttttattgccacacaaaatttcaagttgaaacacgtTACGaaatgtgagctatgaaaaagacaaattcagtcatgaatagtgacattactgtTCGGCACTATTCAACGCTGATTTTGTCATTTTCACAGCTCACATCttgtaatgtgtttcaacttgaaattttgtgtggcaataaaacatcatGCTCTTAACATCCCgtatttttttcagatttttttgaaacttcaaaacatcttctTCGCGTGGTTTCCACCGGTTTCCACCGGATGTTGGTGTCCGTATGATATTCTCCCCTCCTCTACCACCTCCCCCTCGTCTGTGTACCTCTCCCAGTTCTCCCGTGCCACCTAGTTCACCAGCCTCATGCACTCCGGCGACTCCGGCGCCTTCGGCACCTCAGCCAGCCCGTCCAGGTGTTCCTCCCACCGCGACATCTTTTACTGGTGCACCTGCTCTTAATTTCTAACAGGTTATCTACAGGGCTACGACTTCAATATGTATGCGATCATCACTCAAAATGTGGATGTGTGGGCGTTTATGAGCTCTGGGTGCACCTGACTGGAAACGAATGCACATGTTTTATTCAAATGGTTTGGCTGGTGAACCACGCGTAGATTATGTGATGAGCTATGTAATCTCGGATCCGGCCGGTCGTGTGCTCGTGTTTAATTttcatttatttattattttacTGCCTGGTACTCTGTGACTTGTACTTGATTcatgttttaataaaatactacTTGATTCATGTTTTAATAAAATAACTGTGAATCCTTGGATGCAGAGGTGGGGTACTCCTCTTTTTGAAGAAAAATATGTTTATTTTTCTGGATGTTTTCTCAAACTTACAAACTACACGAAATGGGCACACCACTTTAAGGAAAACCCGCACATCAATAGCTTGCCCGTTCTAACATGTTGTATAGGCTCATGTGCTGCAATTGACAAGTTAAACACACATATTCCTATACTAGTTTAAGGGACTGAAGTCTTTTCATGCAATTTCAATTATTTGCACTACTAGCCCCCTAATTGGCACATTCTAGCATATTCTGCTTATACGCCATTGTGCACAAAAGTTCAAGATAAAAAAATGGCCACTAGAGATTTCTTTGTGAAGGAGCAAGCTACACAATAATCTAGATGGTGTCTATTGAATAGTCTAGGCGGTGCATGGTTATTCGTAGATAGAAGGTGTTTGACTTTAGAGTTAGCTTTCTATTTAATATCTCATCTAAGCTCTTGAGAGTTGCTACTATTGGAACTATGAACTCATACCTCTTTCTCACCAGCAAACATAATTTTAGATGCATTTTTACTCTCTTTTGAAATTTAGTTTTTTTATTTCAACCGAAGATAGAATAACAACATATATATTAAAATTTATCTACTTCTAAGACAAACAAACAAATAGTCTAAGATATTAGGATCTAGGTATTATAAGATGCCAAAATGAACCATAGCACAACAACTATAATTCATCAGAGGGCAAAAAAATTAATAAACGAAAACAATCTAAATGTGTTAAAATATAAACAACAGAAGTAGCTTTTGTTGTCAGATATTACTTatatttcaaacatatttgatatAGCAAGAatcaaaataaataataaaaGTATATATCTTAATCCTTATCGAGAATATTATTTAATAGATTTTTTTAGTGTAATAGAAAATTTTACTCATTAAATTGGTAAAATGATGGATGGAGCGA
The sequence above is a segment of the Aegilops tauschii subsp. strangulata cultivar AL8/78 chromosome 6, Aet v6.0, whole genome shotgun sequence genome. Coding sequences within it:
- the LOC109763409 gene encoding uncharacterized protein, encoding MGSASASASSSEAEEEPGRAPPPRMTTVSHHYFGGSSSERDHDLRVDIVENIEEDYGMFVWPCSVILAEYVWQQRPRFSRSRVVELGAGTSLPGLVAAKVGAHVTLTDIAHNTEVLDNIQQICSLNNANCTVLGLTWGDWDEPVFDLHPDIILGADVLYDSAKFDDLFATVTFLLENSPGAVFITTYHNRSGHHLIEFLMVKWGLKCLKLLDGFSFLPSCKADSLQGNIQLVEITLEKGKPK